Proteins encoded in a region of the Panthera tigris isolate Pti1 chromosome B2, P.tigris_Pti1_mat1.1, whole genome shotgun sequence genome:
- the LOC102953157 gene encoding histone H2B type 1-C/E/F/G/I has product MPEPAKSAPAPKKGSKKAVTKAQKKDGKKRKRSRKESYSVYVYKVLKQVHPDTGISSKAMGIMNSFVNDIFERIAGEASRLAHYNKRSTITSREIQTAVRLLLPGELAKHAVSEGTKAVTKYTSSK; this is encoded by the coding sequence ATGCCTGAGCCCGCGAAGTCCGCCCCGGCCCCGAAGAAGGGCTCGAAGAAGGCGGTGACCAAGGCGCAGAAGAAGGACGGCAAGAAGCGCAAGCGTAGCCGCAAGGAGAGCTACTCGGTGTACGTGTACAAGGTGCTGAAGCAGGTGCACCCCGACACCGGCATCTCGTCCAAGGCCATGGGCATCATGAACTCGTTCGTGAACGACATCTTCGAGCGCATCGCGGGCGAGGCGTCGCGCCTGGCGCATTACAACAAGCGCTCGACCATCACGTCCCGGGAGATCCAGACGGCCGTGCGCCTGCTGCTGCCCGGGGAGCTGGCCAAGCACGCCGTGTCCGAGGGCACCAAGGCCGTCACCAAGTACACCAGCTCCAAGTAA
- the LOC102953459 gene encoding histone H2A type 1-E: MSGRGKQGGKARAKAKTRSSRAGLQFPVGRVHRLLRKGNYAERVGAGAPVYLAAVLEYLTAEILELAGNAARDNKKTRIIPRHLQLAIRNDEELNKLLGRVTIAQGGVLPNIQAVLLPKKTESHHKAKGK; the protein is encoded by the coding sequence ATGTCTGGACGCGGCAAGCAGGGCGGCAAGGCTCGCGCCAAGGCCAAGACGCGCTCGTCGCGGGCCGGGCTGCAGTTCCCGGTGGGGCGCGTGCACCGCCTGCTCCGCAAGGGCAACTACGCCGAGCGGGTCGGGGCCGGCGCGCCGGTGTACCTGGCGGCCGTGCTGGAGTACCTGACGGCCGAGATCCTGGAGCTGGCGGGCAACGCGGCCCGCGACAACAAGAAGACGCGCATCATCCCGCGCCACCTGCAGCTGGCCATCCGCAACGACGAGGAGCTCAACAAGCTGCTGGGCCGCGTCACCATCGCGCAGGGTGGCGTCCTGCCCAACATCCAGGCCGTGCTGCTGCCCAAGAAGACCGAGAGCCACCACAAGGCCAAGGGCAAGTGA
- the LOC102968129 gene encoding histone H3.1 → MARTKQTARKSTGGKAPRKQLATKAARKSAPATGGVKKPHRYRPGTVALREIRRYQKSTELLIRKLPFQRLVREIAQDFKTDLRFQSSAVMALQEACEAYLVGLFEDTNLCAIHAKRVTIMPKDIQLARRIRGERA, encoded by the coding sequence aTGGCTCGCACGAAGCAGACGGCGCGCAAGTCGACGGGCGGCAAAGCCCCGCGCAAGCAGCTGGCCACCAAGGCGGCCCGCAAGAGCGCGCCGGCCACCGGCGGCGTCAAGAAGCCGCACCGCTACCGGCCCGGCACGGTGGCCCTGCGCGAGATCCGCCGCTACCAGAAGTCCACCGAGCTGCTGATCCGCAAGCTGCCGTTCCAGCGGCTGGTGCGCGAGATCGCGCAGGACTTCAAGACCGACCTGCGCTTCCAGAGCTCGGCCGTGATGGCGCTGCAGGAGGCGTGCGAGGCCTACCTGGTGGGGCTCTTCGAGGACACCAACCTGTGCGCCATCCACGCCAAGCGCGTCACCATCATGCCCAAGGACATCCAGCTGGCGCGCCGCATCCGCGGGGAGCGGGCGTAA
- the LOC102952583 gene encoding histone H2B type 1-C/E/F/G/I produces the protein MPEPAKSAPAPKKGSKKAVTKAQKKDGKKRKRSRKESYSVYVYKVLKQVHPDTGISSKAMGIMNSFVNDIFERIAGEASRLAHYNKRSTITSREIQTAVRLLLPGELAKHAVSEGTKAVTKYTSSK, from the coding sequence ATGCCTGAGCCCGCGAAGTCCGCCCCGGCCCCGAAGAAGGGCTCGAAGAAGGCGGTGACCAAGGCGCAGAAGAAGGACGGCAAGAAGCGCAAGCGCAGCCGCAAGGAGAGCTACTCGGTGTACGTGTACAAGGTGCTGAAGCAGGTGCACCCCGACACCGGCATCTCGTCCAAGGCCATGGGCATCATGAACTCGTTCGTGAACGACATCTTCGAGCGCATCGCGGGCGAGGCGTCGCGCCTGGCGCATTACAACAAGCGCTCGACCATCACGTCCCGGGAGATCCAGACGGCCGTGCGCCTGCTGCTGCCCGGGGAGCTGGCCAAGCACGCCGTGTCCGAGGGCACCAAGGCCGTCACCAAGTACACCAGCTCCAAGTAG
- the LOC122238519 gene encoding histone H3.1 has product MARTKQTARKSTGGKAPRKQLATKAARKSAPATGGVKKPHRYRPGTVALREIRRYQKSTELLIRKLPFQRLVREIAQDFKTDLRFQSSAVMALQEACEAYLVGLFEDTNLCAIHAKRVTIMPKDIQLARRIRGERA; this is encoded by the coding sequence ATGGCTCGCACGAAGCAGACGGCGCGCAAGTCGACGGGCGGCAAGGCCCCGCGCAAGCAGCTGGCCACCAAGGCGGCCCGCAAGAGCGCGCCGGCCACCGGCGGCGTCAAGAAGCCGCACCGCTACCGGCCCGGCACGGTGGCCCTGCGCGAGATCCGCCGCTACCAGAAGTCCACCGAGCTGCTGATCCGCAAGCTGCCGTTCCAGCGGCTGGTGCGCGAGATCGCGCAGGACTTCAAGACCGACCTGCGCTTCCAGAGCTCGGCCGTGATGGCGCTGCAGGAGGCGTGCGAGGCCTACCTGGTGGGGCTCTTCGAGGACACCAACCTGTGCGCCATCCACGCCAAGCGCGTCACCATCATGCCCAAGGACATCCAGCTGGCGCGCCGCATCCGCGGGGAGCGGGCCTAA
- the LOC122238522 gene encoding histone H4, with product MSGRGKGGKGLGKGGAKRHRKVLRDNIQGITKPAIRRLARRGGVKRISGLIYEETRGVLKVFLENVIRDAVTYTEHAKRKTVTAMDVVYALKRQGRTLYGFGG from the coding sequence ATGTCAGGTCGCGGCAAGGGCGGGAAGGGCCTGGGCAAGGGGGGCGCCAAGCGCCACCGCAAGGTGCTGCGCGACAACATCCAGGGCATCACGAAGCCCGCCATCCGGCGGCTGGCCCGGCGCGGCGGCGTCAAGCGCATCTCCGGCCTCATCTACGAGGAGACCCGCGGGGTGCTCAAAGTGTTCCTGGAGAACGTGATCCGGGACGCCGTCACCTACACGGAGCACGCCAAGCGCAAGACGGTCACGGCCATGGACGTGGTGTACGCGCTCAAGCGCCAGGGCCGCACCCTCTACGGCTTCGGGGGCTAA
- the LOC122238512 gene encoding histone H1.3, with translation MSETAPVAPVAPAPAEKAPVKKKAKKSGAAAGKRKASGPPVSELITKAVAASKERSGVSLAALKKALAAAGYDVEKNNSRIKLGLKSLVSKGTLVQTKGTGASGSFKLNKKAASGEAKPKAKKAGAAKPKKAAGAAKKAKKAAGAGTPKKSAKKTPKKAKKPAAAAAAAKKVAKSPKKVKAAKPKKAAKSPAKAKAPKPKAAKPKAAKPKATKAKKAAPKKK, from the coding sequence ATGTCGGAGACCGCGCCAGTCGCCCCTGTGGCGCCCGCACCCGCAGAGAAGGCACCTGTGAAGAAGAAGGCGAAGAAGAGCGGCGCTGCCGCCGGGAAGCGCAAGGCGTCCGGGCCGCCGGTGTCCGAGCTCATCACCAAGGCCGTGGCCGCCTCCAAGGAGCGCAGCGGCGTGTCGCTGGCCGCGCTCAAGAAGGCGCTGGCGGCCGCCGGCTACGACGTGGAGAAGAACAACAGCCGCATCAAGCTGGGCCTCAAGAGCCTGGTGAGCAAGGGCACCCTGGTGCAGACCAAGGGCACCGGCGCCTCGGGCTCGTTCAAGCTCAACAAGAAGGCGGCGTCCGGGGAGGCCAAGCCCAAAGCCAAGAAGGCGGGCGCGGCCAAGCCCAAGAAGGCTGCCGGGGCGGCCAAGAAAGCCAAGAAGGCCGCGGGGGCCGGCACCCCCAAGAAGAGCGCCAAGAAGACCCCGAAGAAGGCGAAGAagcccgcggcggcggcggctgcggccaAGAAAGTGGCCAAGAGCCCGAAGAAGGTGAAAGCGGCCAAACCCAAGAAGGCGGCCAAGAGCCCCGCCAAGGCCAAGGCCCCGAAGCCCAAGGCGGCCAAGCCCAAAGCTGCCAAGCCTAAGGCGACAAAGGCAAAGAAAGCTGCGCCTAAGAAGAAGTGA
- the LOC122238477 gene encoding histone H2A type 1-E-like, which translates to MNVTPSLNTCGSGNLGGKARAKAKTRSSRAGLQFPVGRVHRLLRKGNYAERVGAGAPVYLAAVLEYLTAEILELAGNAARDNKKTRIIPRHLQLAIRNDEELNKLLGRVTIAQGGVLPNIQAVLLPKKTESHHKAKGK; encoded by the exons ATGAATGTCA CCCCTTCTCTAAACACGTGTGGGAGCGGGAATCTGGGCGGCAAGGCTCGCGCCAAGGCCAAGACGCGCTCGTCGCGGGCCGGCCTGCAGTTCCCGGTGGGGCGCGTGCACCGCCTGCTCCGCAAGGGCAACTACGCCGAGCGGGTCGGGGCCGGCGCGCCGGTGTACCTGGCGGCCGTGCTGGAGTACCTGACGGCCGAGATCCTGGAGCTGGCGGGCAACGCGGCCCGCGACAACAAGAAGACGCGCATCATCCCGCGCCACCTGCAGCTGGCCATCCGCAACGACGAGGAGCTCAACAAGCTGCTGGGCCGCGTCACCATCGCGCAGGGCGGCGTCCTGCCTAACATCCAGGCCGTGCTGCTGCCCAAGAAGACCGAGAGCCACCACAAGGCCAAGGGCAAGTGA